In Saccopteryx leptura isolate mSacLep1 chromosome 9, mSacLep1_pri_phased_curated, whole genome shotgun sequence, the genomic window TACACACTATAATacctcagagaaagaagagagatgaaggTTTCCAGGCAGAGGACTTAGTAGCATGATGGTATAAAGGGATATTTTCCTAGGGGCATGGACCAACCTGTTGCAGTTTCCACTGCTTCTGGGCTGTTCTGAGTTTCTCCATGGCCACTTGCTTCTGCAGGTAAGCAAAGAGGTGAGACAAGGAGAGGAGTGTATTTTTCTGGTTGCCTTTTGGGATATGGCAAGTGGCTCCAACCTAGCTTGCTAACcctttccctccacctccctgaatgtccttccctcccttcacccTGGGTGCACCTTGGCCTGGAGCTGGTCAAGGGCCTTCTGGAGCTGTGCCTGCTTCCTTTGGGCCTCCTCCATCTTGGGCAGGGCCTGGGTCAGGGCTCCTGTGATGGCCTCCACATGTTCTTGGTAGGCAGCCTTCAGCTCTTTCCATTGCTCCTTGGCTGCAAGTGCCTTCTGTCCTGAGATGAGCCACCAGAATGAGGACTTGAGTGAATGTTGGCTTGCTAGCCTGAAATACTGGGGTCTAAGTCTTTCTACCAGCTATACAGCTGAATTGACTGACATGTTCCATCCTTCCCCACTCAGGGCAGCCCCATCCCAACCCCCTAACTACTCACGGCTGGTGTTTTCAGAAGCCAAAGGGCTCATGCCCTGAACAATGTCCTCCTGAGCCAAAAAGTTCTGCAGGAAGTCTACTAATTGAAGCTGGCTGCAGAGCAGCTTGTCTTTCTTTCGGGAATCCTGtacagagggagggaaaaggcagGGAGCATCCTTACCTCCCTGTAGTATAGGCCAATGAGACTGCCTTCCAATCTGCTTACCATCAACACTGCCCAGTGTCTCAACAGAAGGACCCAGGAGCAGTCCCTGGCTTATGTAAAGTTGGCTACCACCTTGAACATACCATCACAAACTCAGCCAGGATCTGTCCAGGCAGTTCTGTCCCCTCCTGCAAGCCTTTAGGCTCCAGGATGTCTGCCAGctcggccagggccctgaagggGCAAGAAAACAGGGAAAATGCAGACTGCTGGGGTGCCAGTTCTGGACAACTTTTGTATAGATGCACATACATAAATTCACGTATCAATGCGGAGAGTCTTGCCCTGAGCAGTATCTACACAAAGGCCTAAAGGGCCATCTGGGACCTGGAACGGTGTGTATATGGAAGGCATATGGAGGTAATAAGTACCACGAGAAAAAATAAGCAGGGCAAGGGGAATAAGGAATGCGAGGTGGGGAGTGTCTCACTAATGAGAAACCATTTCAGTAAAGGGAAATgtacagggaaagagaaagggggaaatatGGGAAAAACTGATAGGCGGTGGGGTGCCACTAACCTTGGGGTAGAACCTCAGAATATTTGGGGAGGGGCTCACCTACATCTAGGTTCTCTGTGTTCTTCCTTGTTAGGGGCTGGAGCGGTCAAAGGCAGGAATCGAGATAAAATAATTCCATGCGACAGTGTGGTGGGTCGGGGGTCGGGTGGGACAGAAATGAAATGGTCCCTCAGGATGTCTCCTGAGGTTGGAAGTATCCCGTTAGGATGTGCCATCCGCGAAGAAACGGGAAGGTGGACTGGGTGAAGCCGTGCCCTTTCGGGACACCCCCCCGAGAGGTGTGTAGACAGGGGAAGTGCGTCAGGCCGGGCTCCCGAAAAGAGACAGGGCAGCTCAAGAACCTGAGACTGGTCTGCGGTCAGGGTCACTACACCGCGGGGTCGAATTCAGGGAATGTCAATTGTACTCAGAGACCCACAAGGTCCAGCCCGGCCCGCCCCTGACTGGCACCTGGCGGCACTTACTCTAAGGCTGCAGCCTCCACCTCGGTCTCCATCGACTCCATCCTCTTCCACGCCGTTCCCAGCGCCGTGTTTCCGCTCTACCCTCCTCTAAACCCTCTTTCCTCTTTGGATTCACCGCTGACTGCACACCGGGACCAGCGATTCGTTGCTCGGTGAGTGGGCGGGAATCGAGGACTATCATGCATTCTCATTGGCAGGCGCAGATTCGCGCGTTGGCGCGCCGCACTGTTTGGCGCAGGCGCAGTGATAGCTCATCTAGGCGACCGCGGAGAAGTCCTGCGCTTGCGCGCTAACTCGCAGGCGGTGCTGGAGGCTGGAGTTGACGTGCTAGTTCACTTAGCGGCGTCTGTCTGGGTTCTTCTTACACTGTGTAGAAGGggaaagccttgcactgagtttAGGGGCAGTTcggcattaattttatttttttaaaaatcttcggTAGAAAAAGAACACTGGATTTATCATCCAAGACTGCATCAATAACGAAGGCCTGTGATCATCTGGAGCCACAGGGAACAGATGATAT contains:
- the ZWINT gene encoding ZW10 interactor isoform X1, whose product is MESMETEVEAAALEALAELADILEPKGLQEGTELPGQILAEFVMDSRKKDKLLCSQLQLVDFLQNFLAQEDIVQGMSPLASENTSRQKALAAKEQWKELKAAYQEHVEAITGALTQALPKMEEAQRKQAQLQKALDQLQAKKQVAMEKLRTAQKQWKLQQEKQLQHLVKVSAEMRERQTGTQKELERLHQELGTLKQQVGQEQDKLQRHQTFLQLLYTLQSKLQFPEAEAELPQDSDGPEYESQQLSQPQELNTGETTERDGAVSFKADSLQAAGIARLP
- the ZWINT gene encoding ZW10 interactor isoform X3, coding for MESMETEVEAAALEALAELADILEPKGLQEGTELPGQILAEFVMDSRKKDKLLCSQLQLVDFLQNFLAQEDIVQGMSPLASENTSRQKALAAKEQWKELKAAYQEHVEAITGALTQALPKMEEAQRKQAQLQKALDQLQAKKQVAMEKLRTAQKQWKLQQEKQLQHLVKVSAEMRERQTGTQKELERLHQELGTLKQQVGQEQDKLQRHQTFLQLLYTLQSKLQFPEAEAELPQDSDGPEYESQQLSQPQELNTGETTERDGAVSFKVHVDF
- the ZWINT gene encoding ZW10 interactor isoform X2, producing the protein MESMETEVEAAALEALAELADILEPKGLQEGTELPGQILAEFVMDSRKKDKLLCSQLQLVDFLQNFLAQEDIVQGMSPLASENTSRQKALAAKEQWKELKAAYQEHVEAITGALTQALPKMEEAQRKQAQLQKALDQLQAKKQVAMEKLRTAQKQWKLQQEKQLQHLVKVSAEMRERQTGTQKELERLHQELGTLKQQVGQEQDKLQRHQTFLQLLYTLQSKLQFPEAEAELPQDSDGPEYESQQLSQPQELNTGETTERDGAVSFKVSKRWDGWAER